From Eubalaena glacialis isolate mEubGla1 chromosome 5, mEubGla1.1.hap2.+ XY, whole genome shotgun sequence, one genomic window encodes:
- the EPGN gene encoding epigen isoform X1 has translation MAFGVSISVYFLFNAVTALTEEAARTVAPPITTQQSNWTVNKTEAGYTEGPIALRLSHPCLEDHHSYCINGVCAFHHELEKAICRCFTGYTGERCEHLTLTSYAVDSYEKYIAIGIGVGLLLSGFLVIFYCYLRKRCLKLKSPYNVCSGGRPL, from the exons ATGGCTTTCGGAGTTTCAATATCAGTCTATTTCTTATTCAATG CTGTGACAGCATTGACTGAAGAGGCAGCCAGGACTGTAGCACCCCCAATCACAACCCAGCAAAGTAACTGGACCGTTAACAAAACAGAAG CTGGCTACACAGAAGGACCCATAGCGTTGAGGCTCTCACATCCTTGCCTGGAAGACCACCATAGTTACTGCATCAATGGTGTTTGTGCATTCCACCATGAGCTGGAGAAAGCCATCTGCAG gtgttttaCTGGTTATACTGGAGAAAGGTGTGAGCACTTGACCTTAACTTCATATGCTGTGGATTCTTATGAAAAATACATTGCAATTGGGATTGGCGTTGGATTATTATTAAGtggttttcttgttattttttactGCTACCTAAGAAAGAG GTGTCTGAAATTGAAATCACCTTACAACGTCTGTTCCGGAGGAAGACCACTATGA
- the EPGN gene encoding epigen isoform X2, whose translation MAFGVSISVYFLFNAVTALTEEAARTVAPPITTQQSNWTVNKTEAGYTEGPIALRLSHPCLEDHHSYCINGVCAFHHELEKAICRCFTGYTGERCLKLKSPYNVCSGGRPL comes from the exons ATGGCTTTCGGAGTTTCAATATCAGTCTATTTCTTATTCAATG CTGTGACAGCATTGACTGAAGAGGCAGCCAGGACTGTAGCACCCCCAATCACAACCCAGCAAAGTAACTGGACCGTTAACAAAACAGAAG CTGGCTACACAGAAGGACCCATAGCGTTGAGGCTCTCACATCCTTGCCTGGAAGACCACCATAGTTACTGCATCAATGGTGTTTGTGCATTCCACCATGAGCTGGAGAAAGCCATCTGCAG gtgttttaCTGGTTATACTGGAGAAAG GTGTCTGAAATTGAAATCACCTTACAACGTCTGTTCCGGAGGAAGACCACTATGA
- the EPGN gene encoding epigen isoform X3 translates to MAFGVSISVYFLFNAVTALTEEAARTVAPPITTQQSNWTVNKTEAGYTEGPIALRLSHPCLEDHHSYCINGVCAFHHELEKAICRCLKLKSPYNVCSGGRPL, encoded by the exons ATGGCTTTCGGAGTTTCAATATCAGTCTATTTCTTATTCAATG CTGTGACAGCATTGACTGAAGAGGCAGCCAGGACTGTAGCACCCCCAATCACAACCCAGCAAAGTAACTGGACCGTTAACAAAACAGAAG CTGGCTACACAGAAGGACCCATAGCGTTGAGGCTCTCACATCCTTGCCTGGAAGACCACCATAGTTACTGCATCAATGGTGTTTGTGCATTCCACCATGAGCTGGAGAAAGCCATCTGCAG GTGTCTGAAATTGAAATCACCTTACAACGTCTGTTCCGGAGGAAGACCACTATGA
- the EPGN gene encoding epigen isoform X5: MAFGVSISVYFLFNAVTALTEEAARTVAPPITTQQTGYTEGPIALRLSHPCLEDHHSYCINGVCAFHHELEKAICRCLKLKSPYNVCSGGRPL; encoded by the exons ATGGCTTTCGGAGTTTCAATATCAGTCTATTTCTTATTCAATG CTGTGACAGCATTGACTGAAGAGGCAGCCAGGACTGTAGCACCCCCAATCACAACCCAGCAAA CTGGCTACACAGAAGGACCCATAGCGTTGAGGCTCTCACATCCTTGCCTGGAAGACCACCATAGTTACTGCATCAATGGTGTTTGTGCATTCCACCATGAGCTGGAGAAAGCCATCTGCAG GTGTCTGAAATTGAAATCACCTTACAACGTCTGTTCCGGAGGAAGACCACTATGA
- the EPGN gene encoding epigen isoform X4 produces the protein MAFGVSISVYFLFNAVTALTEEAARTVAPPITTQQTGYTEGPIALRLSHPCLEDHHSYCINGVCAFHHELEKAICRCFTGYTGERCLKLKSPYNVCSGGRPL, from the exons ATGGCTTTCGGAGTTTCAATATCAGTCTATTTCTTATTCAATG CTGTGACAGCATTGACTGAAGAGGCAGCCAGGACTGTAGCACCCCCAATCACAACCCAGCAAA CTGGCTACACAGAAGGACCCATAGCGTTGAGGCTCTCACATCCTTGCCTGGAAGACCACCATAGTTACTGCATCAATGGTGTTTGTGCATTCCACCATGAGCTGGAGAAAGCCATCTGCAG gtgttttaCTGGTTATACTGGAGAAAG GTGTCTGAAATTGAAATCACCTTACAACGTCTGTTCCGGAGGAAGACCACTATGA